TGTGCAGATTTGCACAGGCTTTGTTGTTATCCACTAATATCTGTTTTACACAAACAGGCTATGATGACCATAATTACGGATGCAACTACCGCTATGCTACGGAGCCGGTGTAACCTGTTCCATGGCTTTTCGAATCTTTCTCTTTGTCTGGCCATATCCTCTGCAGAAGCGGCAGATAAGTTGAATTTAACCAGCATCTGATTCAAAGGGACATTTCCGAACATCGTCAGTCCAAATACACCAATCGCATAAATGAATGTTGCGGCGAGCAAAGTCCAGAAGCTATACATTGCCCCTGCCCTGTATTGTAACCAGGTGCTGAGCGGCAACAGTAAAAGGGTTCCCATAAAGCTGGCCAGGAATAAAAGATTTTGTATTTCCCTGTTAATAGACTGCATAGCTGCCAGGTACCCTTTGTCGGATAGTTTTCCCAAACCAGGATTCACCGCGCAGGAAAAGCCGTAGAAAAGCCCGGCGATAAGGGCTGTGGAGGTAGCAGTAAGCAGGAGTATGGTATCTGAAGTGGTCATTTTTATTAATCTTTAACTAAAGATAACCAACTTTAAAATCAAAAAACACCTTACCTGTTTTTAACCTTCACATATTTAAAGGCAAACATTCTGCCGCTGGCCTTGTAAATGCTATCTCTCTGGCTGTTTACCTGAGCTTCTGTCAGAGAAACATAGTCTGTCCTCACATGAATGGCTTGTAGTGTATTTATGATCCCATTAGAATTGCTGCTGCTTACTAATCCGTTAGAATTGACAGGCATCCCATAAAACATAGGAACAAATGCAGGCCCTTCATTATTTACTAATCCTCTATAAAGCTCACGTTTCCAGCGATAAACAGTATCATCATTTGGTGTTTCCTTTTTACAACTAAGCACAGACACTACCAATAGCATCAATAAAACATTTCTTATCATATCATTTATTTTCTCCAAAAATACAATAAAGATGAAGAAGATGCCATTGTCATGTCTCCATTTAACAAACTTTAACAGGATCAAAAGTTCATTTCCAGGGAAATTTGCAGGGTTTCTGATAAAAGGATTCCAATCCGGATACTGTTCAAACGCAGTCAATATTTCCTATATACGTTCAGGGTTTGCATATATTAAAATTTCTGCTTTAATTTTCCTTGTCATCTTTATTCATGATTTGGATGAATGTGATCACAGTTTTCAATTCGTCTTCATGAACTAATCCAAAATAAGATTTAACGTATTGTTCAAGTACTGTCATGGTCCGGACCGGCTTTGGTATTATTTCTACAAAGATGCGGAATCCCGGGCCTGTTTTTACTTTTCTTATGGATAAAAAAAGCCTAATTTAGCTAACTCAGGTCGGCCATGACTGGTCTGGCTACTCATAAATACCTTAACCTTAACAATGAAAAACTGGCTACAAAGAAACTACCTCCATCTGATCATCATTGCGCTTTTCCTCGCCATTAGTTTTATCTATCTCAGTCCGGTTCTGCAGCATAAAGTACTTTTTCAGAGTGATGTTGTAGAAGCTCAGGCGATGTCCAGGGAAATCATGGAGGTCAAAGCCGAAACCGGAAAAGGCCCGCTATGGACAAATTCTATGTTTGGGGGCATGCCTGCTTATCAGATATGGGTTCAGTATCCATACAATGTCAGTACTTATGTCGTCTCCTTTTTCAAGGCTGTATTTCCAAATCCGGTAGATACCGTTTTCTTATATCTGGCAGGTGCCTATTTGCTGTTCTGCGTTTTAGGCTTAAGACCATGGCTGGCTGCAGCAGGTGCCATTGCCTTTGCCTTTACCTCTTTCAACTTTATCCTCATTCAGGCAGGTCATAGCAACCAGGCCTTTGCCGTTGCATTTTATGCTCCTATTCTTGCTGGGATCATCCTCACTTTAAGGGGGAAATACCTGATAGGTGCCTCCCTAACCGCTCTTTTTTTAGCGGTTGAAATCCGGGCCAACCACATCCAGATGACATATTACCTGTTCCTGGCTATTCTTATTCTCATCGGTTTTGAGTTATACCATGCCCTGCAAACCAAGACCACCCGGACATTCTTCAGGTCGATAGGTTATTTAGCCGCTGTGGCCATTATTTCCATCGGGGTTAACGCCGGAACACTGTGGACCACCTACGAATACGGTAAAGAATCCATCCGCGGAAAAGCCAACCTCAGTAAAGCAAACCAGCCCATACAAGACGGTCTGGATAAAGAATATGCCTACTACTGGAGTCAGGGAGTAGGTGAAATGATTACCTTTCTTATTCCTGATGCTTACGGTGGTTCAACTTCTTCTCAGATTCCTGTTGAGGGTTCTGAAGTGGTAAAAACGCTGATAAAAAATGGACAGCCACAAGACCGTGCAGAAGATTTTGTGAAACAATTACCCAGCTATTGGGGAGAAAAATCTACCACTTCCGGTCCCTGGTATATTGGTGCTATCGTTTGCTTTTTAGCCATCTTCGGGATGTTTGTATTGAATGACCGGATAAAATGGTGGGTATTATCCGCATCATTTCTATTTATGTTTCTATCCTTTGGTAAGCACTTCCCGCTCATTTCCGATCTTTTTTTCGATTATGTTCCTTTATACAATAAGTTCCGTTCTGTAGAATTCACCCTGATCATCCCCTGCCTGTTGATTCCTATACTGGCTTTTCTGGCCGTTAAAAAGGCAACTGATGGCACAGAAGACCAGCAAAAAACACAAAAAAACTTATTGAAATCAGTTTATATTATAGCTGGATTTCTGATTTTGTTTCTGATGGCACCTACCCTTCTTTTCAATTTCCGCTCTTCCGCACATCCTCAGCTTATTCAAAAACTCCATGAAATCAGTGGCAATGCAACCTTTGCTGATGAAATAGGAAATGCCCTGATTAAAGACCGGATTTCGGTTGCCCGGGCAGATGCCTTCAGGTCTTTGGCTTTCGTATTGATCGCTGCCGGTTTCATCTGGTTGATCTTAAAAAAGAAAATCAGTCAGCAAACCGGCTTCATTCTGCTTGCTGTAGCGGTTCTTGTGGATGTATGGGGAATTGATAAAAGGTACCTGAACAACCGCAGCTTTGTGGATGCCGACCTGATGGCTACCCAGTTTGAGCCAAGACAGGCAGATAAGCTCATCAAAGAGGATAAAAGTTTAGATTACAGGGTACTTGACCTTTCCCGCTCTAGCCCACTTGGCGATGCTACGCCTTCCATTTTCCATAAGTCAATCGGTGGCCGTCATTCTGCGAGGCTACAACGGTACCAGGAAATGCTGGACAGACAATTCAGTAAAACCATCAACGAGCCGGTGCTGGACATGCTCAATACCAAATACCTGATTGTTACCGACACCGCCAAAGGTTTCTCAGAGAAAGTCATCACCAGAAATACCGCCAATGGCAATGCCTGGTTTGTTCCGAATGTAAATTTTGTCGATAATGCAGAGGCGGAAATCAACGCAATCAGCAGCTTTGACGCCAAGAAAGATGCTTTTATACATCGGGAATTTCAGGACCAGATTAATCAGCAAAAGCCCGGTTTTGATCCACAGTCTGAGATTAAACTGACCAGCTATCATCCTGATCACCTGGTCTACCAGTACCATTCGGATAAACCTTCCATGGCAGTTTTTGCAGAAATATGGTACAATAAAGGTTGGAAAGCTTATGTGGATCAGCAGGAAATACCCTATTTCAGGGCGAACTATATTTTGAGAGCTGCAGTTTTACCTCAGGGAAAACATGAACTGGTATTTAAGTTCGAGCCGAAATCCTACTATTGGGGTGAGCGTATTTCCTTGGCTTCCTCTATCCTGTTGGTCGGCTCCCTTCTTGCTGCGCTCTTTTTAAGCCAGGCAAAACCAAAGTCAGCCTGACCTGTACGTTTACGCACAACCAAACTGTTCATTTTCGATCATAAGGAATAAAAAAATCAACAAAATCCCCCGGGAAATTACCAAGGGGGCATAAAAACAAAGCTGGCATGCAATTCGCAAATCCGGAGAAAAACGGAATAACATGTTCAAGACAAACTTAAAAATTGCCTGGAGAAACCTTTGGAGAAGCAAAGGCTTTACTTTAATTAACGTTGGTGGCCTAGCAATTGGGCTGGCCTGCTGTCTGATGTTATTGTTATATGTGAATTACGAATGGAGTTACGACAAACAGTTTACTGATGTTGACAGAACTTATTTTACCAGGCTGAACCTGAAAATAAACGGCAAACTAAACACCACAAGAGCCACTCCCAATAAACTTGCGGCTACCGCCTTACAAACCATTCCTGGTATTGAAAACGCGGCCAGAATTGCGATGAGTACCCCAGATAAACTCTTTAGCTACAAGGAAAACAATTTCAAATTGAAAGGGCTCAGTGTTGATCCTGCTTTCTTAAAAATATTTGATTACCGCTTTATTTATGGAGATGCCAATTCTGCTTTGAAAGATCCGAATTCCATCCTTCTGACTTCTTCAACGGCAAAGAGACTTTTTGGAAATGAGAATCCTATCGGACAAAGCGTCGAATGGGATAAACGTAAATCCTTAAAAGTTGCTGCTGTCATTGAAGATCTCCCAAAAAATCAAAGCATTCAATTTGACATCCTGCAAACCTGGGCCCTTTTCGAACAGGAAAACCCTTCAGAAAAAGAAAATGGCTGGGGAACGATCACCTGCATGACCATTATCAAACTAAAGAGCAGCCAGACTTTTGCTGCAGCCGATGCAGCTGTACGAAAGTTGATATCCTTACAGGAGAAAGACACAGACCTCGAAGCCTTTCTCTTTCCTTATTCCAAATTCCACCTTTATGATGAGTTTGAGAATGGAAAAGTGACTGGCGGCAGAATCGATCAGGTTAAACTCTTCGCTTTTCTCGCCTTTTGTGTGTTGCTGATTGCCAGTATCAATTACATGAACCTTTCTACTGCCCGTTCTGAGAAACGTGCGAGGGAAGTCGGCATCCGTAAAGCCATGGGCTCTTCCAGGTTCAATCTGATGGGGCAGTTTATCTTAGAATCCCTGTTACTTTCCTTTATAGCCATGCTGATTGCCTTTGCTCTTTTGGAAATGTCCCTTCCCTATTTCAATAATCTGCTCGACATACAGATCCAGATCAATTACCATTCTTACCTTTTCTGGACGATTTTGCTGGCACTGGTTTCCATTACCGGATTTCTTGCCGGCAGTTATCCTGCCTTCTATTTATCGTCATTCAGTCCGATAAAAGTTTTAAAGGGCTTTAAAGGAAGTGCCGGATCCTCCCTCTCCGTCCGAAAAGCCCTGGTGATTGTACAATTTAGCCTTTCCGTAGCGATGATCATCTGTTCAATTGTGATTTACAACCAGATTCAGTTCATGAAAAATAAACCACTCGGCTTTGACCGTAATGGTCTGGTACAAATGGACATTGAAGGAGAATGGGCTAAACCGGGAAAACTGGAACTTTTTAAAACAGAATTAAAGAAAGCTGGTGCCATTGCATCTGCAACGGAGTTCGCCTCTACGTTTACCGAAGGAGGAAGCATTACCGGAGGAATCAGCTGGCCTGGAAAAGCAGTGAATGACAACTCTGTTATCGATTATAGAAGTACAGGCTATGAATTTACCAGGACTGTAGGTGCGCAACTACTTGCCGGACGGGATTTCAGTCCTGAATTTGTCGCAGACACAGCAACCTCCGTTATGCTCAATGAACAGGCGGTAAAAACAATGGGATTAAAAAATCCTGTTGGCACAAAAATTACCTGGGGAGACAATCCATCGCTGACCGTTATTGGTGTGATAAAAGATTATTCCAATGAGGCGATCGGACGAAAATCGAAGCCAACCCTGTTTTATTTTAACCCTGCCAAAAGCCGGATATTACTATTAAAACTGGATCCTTCACAA
This region of Pedobacter steynii genomic DNA includes:
- a CDS encoding DUF1772 domain-containing protein, encoding MTTSDTILLLTATSTALIAGLFYGFSCAVNPGLGKLSDKGYLAAMQSINREIQNLLFLASFMGTLLLLPLSTWLQYRAGAMYSFWTLLAATFIYAIGVFGLTMFGNVPLNQMLVKFNLSAASAEDMARQRERFEKPWNRLHRLRSIAVVASVIMVIIACLCKTDISG
- a CDS encoding YfhO family protein, with the translated sequence MKNWLQRNYLHLIIIALFLAISFIYLSPVLQHKVLFQSDVVEAQAMSREIMEVKAETGKGPLWTNSMFGGMPAYQIWVQYPYNVSTYVVSFFKAVFPNPVDTVFLYLAGAYLLFCVLGLRPWLAAAGAIAFAFTSFNFILIQAGHSNQAFAVAFYAPILAGIILTLRGKYLIGASLTALFLAVEIRANHIQMTYYLFLAILILIGFELYHALQTKTTRTFFRSIGYLAAVAIISIGVNAGTLWTTYEYGKESIRGKANLSKANQPIQDGLDKEYAYYWSQGVGEMITFLIPDAYGGSTSSQIPVEGSEVVKTLIKNGQPQDRAEDFVKQLPSYWGEKSTTSGPWYIGAIVCFLAIFGMFVLNDRIKWWVLSASFLFMFLSFGKHFPLISDLFFDYVPLYNKFRSVEFTLIIPCLLIPILAFLAVKKATDGTEDQQKTQKNLLKSVYIIAGFLILFLMAPTLLFNFRSSAHPQLIQKLHEISGNATFADEIGNALIKDRISVARADAFRSLAFVLIAAGFIWLILKKKISQQTGFILLAVAVLVDVWGIDKRYLNNRSFVDADLMATQFEPRQADKLIKEDKSLDYRVLDLSRSSPLGDATPSIFHKSIGGRHSARLQRYQEMLDRQFSKTINEPVLDMLNTKYLIVTDTAKGFSEKVITRNTANGNAWFVPNVNFVDNAEAEINAISSFDAKKDAFIHREFQDQINQQKPGFDPQSEIKLTSYHPDHLVYQYHSDKPSMAVFAEIWYNKGWKAYVDQQEIPYFRANYILRAAVLPQGKHELVFKFEPKSYYWGERISLASSILLVGSLLAALFLSQAKPKSA
- a CDS encoding ABC transporter permease, whose product is MFKTNLKIAWRNLWRSKGFTLINVGGLAIGLACCLMLLLYVNYEWSYDKQFTDVDRTYFTRLNLKINGKLNTTRATPNKLAATALQTIPGIENAARIAMSTPDKLFSYKENNFKLKGLSVDPAFLKIFDYRFIYGDANSALKDPNSILLTSSTAKRLFGNENPIGQSVEWDKRKSLKVAAVIEDLPKNQSIQFDILQTWALFEQENPSEKENGWGTITCMTIIKLKSSQTFAAADAAVRKLISLQEKDTDLEAFLFPYSKFHLYDEFENGKVTGGRIDQVKLFAFLAFCVLLIASINYMNLSTARSEKRAREVGIRKAMGSSRFNLMGQFILESLLLSFIAMLIAFALLEMSLPYFNNLLDIQIQINYHSYLFWTILLALVSITGFLAGSYPAFYLSSFSPIKVLKGFKGSAGSSLSVRKALVIVQFSLSVAMIICSIVIYNQIQFMKNKPLGFDRNGLVQMDIEGEWAKPGKLELFKTELKKAGAIASATEFASTFTEGGSITGGISWPGKAVNDNSVIDYRSTGYEFTRTVGAQLLAGRDFSPEFVADTATSVMLNEQAVKTMGLKNPVGTKITWGDNPSLTVIGVIKDYSNEAIGRKSKPTLFYFNPAKSRILLLKLDPSQALNKSVQLINTISNRLNPGYPTGLKFVSQGMEEQLKNEKLLSVLSNIFGGFAILISCLGLLGLALYMAEQRKKEISIRKVLGADLRNILILLNKDFVKLVLISNMIAFPLAYILAKNWLSKYDYKIDIAVWPFLIAGLISLFISVLTVSLQTFKVAKANAVDALKYE